Sequence from the Besnoitia besnoiti strain Bb-Ger1 chromosome Unknown contig00014, whole genome shotgun sequence genome:
AGCCTAAACTGCGGCCGTCAGGAAACGGTGCGGACTGTCTCCCCGGCGTCGTACCAACCTCCTGTACGCAACATTTTGGCGACCTCTCACTACTGCCTGAAtcctcgcttctctgcagaAAAGCGCAACTCACTTGTCTAACGTTGTTGCCACGGGAGATGAGCCGGCGCCACTGGGGCAAAAAGGCGCATGTTTCTGGCCGTGTTGACCTTTGGCAGGCCACAGCCTGGAGACTCTCCTTGAGCTTATACAGTTCCCTGAGTTCCAAATCACGGGATGTCCAATGGAGCGGCGGATTTTCGGTGTCTGCCATTGGCTCCTGGTGGCCCCAGCAAGAGATGGCTAAAGGGTAACGTGCATCTTGCTGCCTCTTTCCGGTACAGAATGGCATGCCCGAAGGGGACAAAACGGGGGCTTGCACCTGTCGGAAGGGTAACTGCGAAGGATGCATCTGAAAAAAGGTTCAGATGGATTCGTTCGAGGTCAATTTGGAGATGTACAGGATAACCTCGAAATGTATCACGTTTGAAGCGTGAGTGGAGGGCCTTACACCCGTTTCCCATATATGCAAACTTGTCCGCCGAGTCTATGAGGGGTGATACACTATGGAACAGATATCGCGATCATAACGAAAACCCACCGCAGTGAACGACAAGCTTTCTGTTCCGCATCGGGAATGAACGAGGAAGAGCCAACCTCTTTTTGGTCTCCTCGTGGTTCTCTACTGTCATcctcgaggcggcagcctcaCGGGAATGCTCGTAGGGCTTCCGCACGCCTTCTCCCACGGAGCAGAAGTGGACAGGTACTATTACTCAAATGCAGTTGTCTTGCCTTCAGCGTCCTTGctctgtgtgtgtggggGGATCGGGGATCCTCCTGATCCTTCTCTAAGTTGCATCGCTTGCAGTCGGTGTATGCTCTGTTTCGTTCCTCACCACTGAAGTGAGCTACGAAGCACAAGCGGCAGCACTGTTACGAAAACAAACGTTCTCCGTCTCTAACTGAAAGCGGCGGTTGTGCGCGACCGAAGTCCGGGTGCCATTTTGCCCGCAGCGACGTCACCGGGGCACTGTAATCTACCAGCCATACAAGCAGGCTAGTAAGTCGCTTTAACAGAGAATCTGGGCAAAAAAAGTTCCCGCACGGCGGGGCGGTCTGGGACGCCCCACATGTTGAGGGCACAAAGAAGAACGACCATCCGTCTCGTGCAGGTGTCCTGACAAATGCGGAGACGAACGAACACTTGATCGGACAGCCTCGGCCAGTCTGTACCTGGCGTCGGCCCTCGGGAAGCCCCACCTTTTACTCCGTCGTTCACGCATGTTTGCAAATGCACGTCAGTGAAGACGCACGGAAACGGAGGTCACTGCGGCCCTTTCTAGTGCCGCCTTCTCAGCTCTTTGGCTTTGTTACAGGAGCGGGCGTGCCTTGCGAAGCTTGCAAGAGGTCGGAGGCGGCCTTCAGGACGACTTGGGTCTGGCGTTGTCGAGTGGAAATTTGGTCCTCTACAAGTTTTGCCCTCTTTTCTGCACGACTCTTGCGTTCGAGCTCCTCAGCCTGCGCCACTTCCAAGTCTGCCACAGTCGCTTTCTTCGAAACATCAAAAGCAAGTGCCTCGTACTGCTCCCGGTTTCGGCGGTGACGTTTCGCTTTCGCCAAGCACCTCTGTGCTTCCGCAATTGCCCGCTCACACTGCAAAACGTATACAGGCAGTCGAAGCAGACGGGCCCGCTGCAAAGCGCGGGACTAGTTGGCAGTCTGCTCTTAAGGAACAGACAGCTGCGCGTTCCCGTGCCGAACCCCTAAAGCGCTACAGATCGGTGGTAACAATCCGCTGCAGTGCGATTCACTACGGAGTCAGCGCACGCATGATACGCTACCGCAGCAAAGCTTCGCCGTTCCAGCCGCAGTCCCGCTGTGCGCGTAATAACGGAGGAAGCCCAACAGACAAGCCTTAACAGTACAATCAACCGCACTCTGGCGCCCCATAGGTACTATAAGCTAGTGCATTTGCACAGAGCGGCCTGTGTCTGCGAACCGCCCTTACAAGCATGTGAGCGTAAAAATCTCAGTTGTGTGCTCACATTGGCTACGGACTGCCGGATTGACCGTTCGTCCGCCAGGATGTCTTCGAGATCACGCTGGCGAGCCTGCATAATGCTCTTTTGGCGCGCCAGGCGGGCTTTCGACATTGCAAAGAGTTGCAGGAAGGCGTGGTACGAGTCATTCCAGTCCACGTCAGGCGCAGTCGGGCTCAGTCTGCGAAAAATCAACATAACGCGGTTCCCGCGGGAAGGTATGGCACTCGAAAAAAAAGTGATGACACCGTTTTTTCCATAGAATCGCTGACTGACGGCCCCCTGGCAGTCGTGACCGTGCAACCTGTTCATCTAATCCGCCTGCTTCGGCACGGAAGCACGCGCTCATGCGAGGCCCGGCTCTGTTGTGTCTTCTGTGAGAGCGAGGTCAGCTTCCCTCGAGCCCGTACGTGATTCGATAGTCAGGAGAAAATACAGAGGCACCGCGGCTCCCGTAGGCTGAGCACAGCTCATAGACCTTCTACTACGCTAGGGTTCGGTGTTTCCGTTTTCTTGCGAAGTTGACGCTCAATAAAATCGTGCCAAAACAATTCGCTAGTCGCTAGTGACACTCACCTGGCTATCTTGAGCGCAGCGTTCATCAAAGAAGTGAATTCCACATTTTCACCCCAGAGGGCTTGAAGGGTCAAACCCTTCAATAAATCTTCCTCGCTGTGGGCAGGAAGACGATccccgccgcccttcgcTGTGAGCTGGCTGGTTGCAACAGAGGCAACGGATTTACCCCGCCTGTCCTGTTCCGATGTCTTCGCAGATTTCTCTGATGACCTCGGTGTCTGTCGCGAACCAGGGGCAGGGGGCGCATCACCGCCATCTCTCCCCGACTTCGTCATCGCCGCGCTAGACGACCGCCGAGGTACTCCATTTCcggaggcggacgaagagCCTGTGAGCGAACACACTCACCAGGATGGCAGCATTATGCAGAGTCACCATCATGTGGTGCGGTTGTGTGGGCCCGCGAGCCGTCATGACAATGGCAATGTTTCAATCGCCCTGCTCACACATGCTGAGCACAGCCTCGTGCAGTAAGCACTTTCCACGAAGATAATATTCAGAAGTTGAGGGAATCGGTGCTGCATGGCTCTTCACCCTGCGGCATGCTGCAAACATGTAGAAACTCATGTGAGTGTAGGAGTTCATGGTAGCGGAACAGGCGCGCATTCCGAAATGTGTGCACCTCCCACAGCTCCTCACATACAGAAAATGGGCAGGTGCCGCTGAGCACGGGTGTATGTATGTGCTACCCGCTGTTTTACCGCGTCCTCTACTGTGACCAGCATTGGCTGCTACTTAGTGTCATCCTCTTGACTCTACAAACCCTCTTGGTTCCTGCAGGCACGCAGGTTGGGCGGAGAAGTCCCGCAACATGGACGATCACGAGCACGTAGTCGTGCCCTATTTCCTCCTTCCCGATGTGTTTTCATGGATTTCCGTTGGCTTCTGGAATAGCAAATTCACTTAACAGAGGACAGGCAGAACAACTTACCTGAACTCGTTGTTCCACCGCCTTTTGGCTTGCCAGTCTGGTCGGATTTGGTCCTCTGTGGATCCCGGGATGAAGTGGATGCGGATGAGGTTGAGCTTCCTTTGTCCCCTGGTTGTGACTTTGTAAAATTAGTGGGCCGCGAAACCGCGGCCGCTGATGCTTTCGAGGCATCCATGACACAGAAAAAGCGACGAGTAGTGCCCCAAGCAGAGGATGCAAATCCTCAGCACGAAATTCGCATCGTGCTGTGGATAAAGTGGAACTAAAATTCAGGGCCGAAATCCGAAACGGGGAGGGAGAGCTGGGACAAGAGTACGTGTGTTAGCGGCGCCAGTGCGAGTGGCTCGCGGGCCTTTGAACTCAGGATATCGAAGAGCGCGACTCACAGCACGTAATCTTCTGCATAAATAATACTCCTGCATGCGTGGAAAAAGATTCAGTCCCAGTTCCCCTGGGACTAGCAATGCTGCTGACTCTTCGACCAAGCAGCTTTTGGTGTTGGCACTTGACTAGAAATGTGATAGTGCCAGAGCAAAATGTTGCGCAAGGAAGTGATAAGGCACTGGTATGTAGACTACATAGTAGGACACAAACGAGCAGTAGGAACACCACAGAGAGCCGAGAAGACGGAGCACATGTTCTCAAGAAGAGGTAAGTTTTGCGTGGCAGGAAAAGCAGGAACACAGGCTCGATGTGCCGACGCCGAAGTTATCAGTCCATTTCAACTGGTCACTGCATGCAACC
This genomic interval carries:
- a CDS encoding uncharacterized protein (encoded by transcript BESB_026140), translated to MDASKASAAAVSRPTNFTKSQPGDKGSSTSSASTSSRDPQRTKSDQTGKPKGGGTTSSAKGGGDRLPAHSEEDLLKGLTLQALWGENVEFTSLMNAALKIARLSPTAPDVDWNDSYHAFLQLFAMSKARLARQKSIMQARQRDLEDILADERSIRQSVANCERAIAEAQRCLAKAKRHRRNREQYEALAFDVSKKATVADLEVAQAEELERKSRAEKRAKLVEDQISTRQRQTQVVLKAASDLLQASQGTPAPVTKPKS